One Bombus huntii isolate Logan2020A chromosome 12, iyBomHunt1.1, whole genome shotgun sequence DNA segment encodes these proteins:
- the LOC126871806 gene encoding putative GPI-anchor transamidase: protein MYLKFVITFCIFHLTYAWEIPDNFAKTGHSNNWAVLVDTSRFWFNYRHVANVLSIYRSVKRLGIPDSQIILMIADDMACNPRNPSPATVFNNIKQHINVYGDDVEVDYRGYEVTVENFVRLLTGRLAPETPRSKKLLTDEGSNILIYLTGHGGNGFLKFQDSEEITSKELGDALEQMWQKRRYHEILFIVDTCQASSMYEKFYSPNILAVASSLVGEDSLSHHLDPAIGVYIIDRYTYYALDFLEKVEPFSSKTLGEFLRVCPKHYCLSTVGVRKDLFRRDPDKVPVTDFFGSLRPIELTTNIMNVLPVKTNKTKAIEPERKYSYVAQFPDVSKFT from the exons atgtatttaaaatttgtgattactttttgcatttttcatttaacTTATGCATGGGAG ATACCGGACAACTTCGCTAAGACGGGACATTCAAATAACTGGGCAGTATTAGTCGATACTTCAAGATTTTGGTTTAATTATCGACATGTGGCAAACGTGTTATCTATTTATAGGAGCGTCAAACGCTTGGGCATACCAGATTCTCAAATTATTTTGATGATAGCAGACGACATGGCATGCAACCCAAGGAATCCTAGTCCTGCTACTGTCTTTAATAACATTAAGCAACATATTAATGTTTATGGAGACGATGTAGAAGTAGATTACAGAGGTTATGAAGTTACTGTAGAAAATTTTGTGAGATTATTAACTGGGCGGTTAGCACCAGAAACACCAAGATCCAAGAAACTGTTAACAGACGAAGGTTctaatattttgatttatcTTACTGGTCATGGCGGAAATGGATTCTTGAAATTCCAAGATTCGGAAGAAATTACTAGTAAAGAACTTGGAGATGCATTGGAGCAAATGTGGCAGAAAAGAAGATACCATGAAATTTTGTTCATTGTTGATACTTGCCAAGCAAGTTCAATGTATGAGAAGTTTTATTCTCCAAACATTCTAGCAGTTGCTTCTAGTTTAGTGGGAGAAGATTCGCTTTCT CATCACTTGGATCCTGCCATTGGTGTTTACATTATAGATAGATACACATATTATGCATTGGATTTTCTGGAAAAAGTAGAACCTTTTAGTTCCAAAACTTTGGGAGAATTT CTCAGAGTTTGTCCAAAGCATTATTGTTTGTCAACAGTTGGAGTAAGAAAAGATTTATTTAGAAGGGACCCTGATAAAGTACCAGTTACAGATTTCTTTGGATCTTTAAGGCCTATAGAATTAACCACGAATATAATGAACGTTTTACCCGtgaaaacaaataaaacgAAAGCTATCGAGCCGGAAAGGAAGTATTCTTACGTCGCACAATTTCCAGACGTATCCAAATTTACGTGA